The Streptomyces hundungensis genome contains the following window.
GCCCGCGCACCTCCCACAGGCCTTCGTCGGGTTCGCGCCACCGCGCCTCCAGGAAGCCGAGCAGACTGAGCTGGAGGTTCCAGGCGTGGGACTCGCTGTGCAGACCCGCCTGGCGCGCCAGATACAGCGAGTCGATGACTTCCCCGTACACATCGAGCTGGAGCTGCTCGACGGCCGCGTTGCCGATCCGTACCGGCGCGGATTCCAAGTGGCCTTTCAGCCACGGCAGTTCGACCTCGGGGAGCCTGCGCTCGCCCGACAGGCCGTACATGATCTGGAGGTCGGCGGGGTCCCCGGCGACGGCGCGCAGCAGCCAGTCACGCCACTGCGCCGCCTCGTCCAGATAGCCGGCCGAGAGCAGCGCTTCGAGGGTGAGGGTGGAGTCGCGCAGCCAGCAGTAGCGGTAGTCCCAGTTGCGGATGCCGCCGAGCTCTTCGGGCAGCGAGGTGGTGGGGGCCGCCACGATGCCGCCGGTGGGGGCGAAGGTGAGCGCCTTGAGGGTGATCAGGGAGCGGATCACGGCTTCCCGGTAGGGCCCCTGGTAGCGGCAGCGGGCCGCCCACTCCCGCCAGTCGGCGAGGGACTGCTCCAGCGCCTCGTGCGGGTCGATGAGGTCGGGGCGCGGTTCGTGCGAGGGGTGCCAGGTGAGGACGAAGGCGACCTTCTCCCCTTTGTCGACGGTGAACGAGGAGCGCGTACTCATGTGCTGGCCCCACGTCTTGACCTCGGGTTCGCTGCGCAGCCACACCGAGTCGGGGCCCGCGATCGCCACCCGGTGCCCGTCCGAGCGCCGCATCCACGGCACCACATGGCCGTAGTCGAAGCGCAGCCGAAGGACCGACGACATCTCGACGGTGCCGCTGACCCCCTCCACGATGCGCACGACGTCGGGCGCCGTGTCGCGCTGCGGCATGAAGTCGATGACCTTCACCGTGCCGGAACGCGTCTCCCAGTAGGTCTCCAGGATGAGCGAATCATCCAGATAGGCGCGCCGGGAACACTGCCCGAAGAGGCCGGCCTCGGTGGGGGCGATCCGCCAGTGGCCGTTGTCCTCGTCACCGAGCAGCGCGGTGAAGCAGGCGGCGGAGTCGAACCGGGGCAGACAGAGCCAGTCGACGGATCCGTCGCGGCCGACCAGGGCCGCGGTCTGGAGATCGCCGATGAGGGCGTAGTCCTCGATGCGTTGAGTACGTTGGGTCACGCCAAGGCGTCTTCCCGGCCGGACAATTCGCTAAGCAGTCGCGGGCTCGGGCGCCACCACCGGCGCGGCGGCCGCGGCCTGGCGCTCCTGCTTCTCACGCCGTACGAGGATGAACCAGCCCACCGGCACCGCGGCCGAGAACAGCCACCACTGGACGGCGTACGCCATGTGCGGGCCGATCGAACTGTCGTCGGGGGCCGGGATCAGCTCGGGGGAGCCGTCGACGGGTTCGGGCCCGGTCTGCTCGATGTAGCCGCCAAGGACGGTACGCCCGAGGGCCTTCGCCTGCTGGGCGCTGCTGATCAGCATGACCTGGCGGGGCGGCAGGCCCTTGACGTCCTTGATGCCGCTGGCCGCGGTGGTCTGGTCGGCCATCAGGCGGCCGGTGACGGTGACCTTTCCGGCGGGCGGCGGGGGGATCCTGGGGAAGGAGCTCTGGTTGCCGTTGTCGGCGATCCAGCCCCGGTTGACCAGTACGGTCGGGCCGCCACCGTCGAGGACGAACGGGGTGAGCACGTGGTAGCCGACCCGGCCGTCGGCCGCGGTCCTGCGCCGCACGACGACCTCGTGCGCGGTGTCGTAGCTGCCGGTGGCGGTGACCCGGCGCCAGTAGTCCGCGTGCGGGACGGTGTGGCCGGGGGAAGTGAGGTCGGTCACCGGGACCGGCCGGGACTTCAGGTTGTCGGCGATGATCGTGTTCTGGGCGACCTTGTGCTCGTGCCGGTGCAGCTGCCAGAAGCCCAGCTCGATCATCGTGGGGATGAGAGCCAGGGCCAGGAGGGTGACGAGCACCCACTGCCGGGACAACAGGAAGCGGTACACCCCATGACCGTACAACTCGGGTCATGGGGTGCGCCGCGTGGGGTGGCGGGAAGTGCCGGGTGGGGCGGCGGGAAGGAGGGGGGAGGGGGTGGTCAGACCTTGTCGACGATGCCCGCCTTTCCCTCCGCGCGGGCGCAGTGCGCTCCGCAGTACCACGCGCCCTCGACCTCGACCCCCTGGCCGATGATCTGGACCCGGCAGTGTTCACAGATGGGCGCCATGCGGTGGATGGCGCACGAGAAGCAGTCGAAGACGTGCACCGCGCCC
Protein-coding sequences here:
- a CDS encoding SURF1 family cytochrome oxidase biogenesis protein gives rise to the protein MYRFLLSRQWVLVTLLALALIPTMIELGFWQLHRHEHKVAQNTIIADNLKSRPVPVTDLTSPGHTVPHADYWRRVTATGSYDTAHEVVVRRRTAADGRVGYHVLTPFVLDGGGPTVLVNRGWIADNGNQSSFPRIPPPPAGKVTVTGRLMADQTTAASGIKDVKGLPPRQVMLISSAQQAKALGRTVLGGYIEQTGPEPVDGSPELIPAPDDSSIGPHMAYAVQWWLFSAAVPVGWFILVRREKQERQAAAAAPVVAPEPATA
- a CDS encoding glycoside hydrolase family 15 protein, which translates into the protein MTQRTQRIEDYALIGDLQTAALVGRDGSVDWLCLPRFDSAACFTALLGDEDNGHWRIAPTEAGLFGQCSRRAYLDDSLILETYWETRSGTVKVIDFMPQRDTAPDVVRIVEGVSGTVEMSSVLRLRFDYGHVVPWMRRSDGHRVAIAGPDSVWLRSEPEVKTWGQHMSTRSSFTVDKGEKVAFVLTWHPSHEPRPDLIDPHEALEQSLADWREWAARCRYQGPYREAVIRSLITLKALTFAPTGGIVAAPTTSLPEELGGIRNWDYRYCWLRDSTLTLEALLSAGYLDEAAQWRDWLLRAVAGDPADLQIMYGLSGERRLPEVELPWLKGHLESAPVRIGNAAVEQLQLDVYGEVIDSLYLARQAGLHSESHAWNLQLSLLGFLEARWREPDEGLWEVRGPRRHFVHSKVMAWVAADRAVRTLEAEPELRGDAARWRKMRDEVHREVCEKGFDPVRNTFTQAYGSQELDAATLLIPRVGFLPPDDPRVVGTVDAVAAELGGSGFVRRYSTDDTTVDGLPGDEGTFLVCSFWLADALRLTGRVKEARDLFERLLTLRNDVGLLAEEYDPGAERHLGNFPQAFSHIGLVATACALEPDGEDEAG